GTAGCCGCGGGCCAGGATGGTGCCGATGATCGAGGCGTACGTCGAGGGGCGCCCGATCTCGCGCTCCTCCAGCTCCCGGATCAGGGTCGCCTCGGTGTAGCGCGCCGGCGGCTTGGTCTCGTGCCAGGCCGCCTTGAGCGCCGCGGCGTTGACCGTGTCGCCCTCGGCGACGTTGGGCAGCCGCGACTCGCGGTCGTCGGCGTCGGCACCCGGCTCGTCGGTGCTCTCGACGTACGCCTTGAGGAACCCGTGGAAGGTGATGACACGCCCCGAGGCGGCGAACACGCAGTCCTCACCGGACGCCGCCTGCCCGCCGAGGCGGATGGACACCGAGCGGCCCTGGGCGTCCTTCATCTGGGAGGCGACGGTGCGCATCCAGATCAGCTCGTAGAGGCGGAACTCGTCGCCCGAGAGCCGGGTCTGCGCGGGCGTCTGGAACTGCTCGCCGGCGGGCCGGATGGCCTCGTGGGCCTCCTGGGCGTTCTTGACCTTGGAGGCATAGGTGCGGGGGGCGTCGGGGAGGTACTCCGCGCCGTACAGCTCACGCACCTGGTCACGCGCGGCGGCAACGGCCGACGTCGACAGCGTGACCGAGTCGGTACGCATGTAGGTGATGAAGCCGTTCTCGTAGAGCCGCTGCGCGGTCTGCATCGTGCGCGAGGCGCTGAACCCGAGCTTGCGGGAGGCCTCCTGCTGCAACGTCGTCGTCCGGAACGGCGCGTAGGGCTTGCGCGAGTAGGGCTTGGACTCGACCGAGCGGACCTCGAAGGCGGTGTCGGACAGCGCCTGGGTCAGGGCCTCGGCGCGGGCGCGCTCGAGGTGGACGACCTCGCCCTTGGCCGAGCCCTTCAGCTCGCCCTGGGCGGTGAAGCTCGAGCCGGTCGCGACCCGGGAGCCGTCGACGGAGTGCAGCTTCGCGGGGAAGATCCGTTGCTCGTGGCCGCTACCGGCGTCGAAGGAGCCCTCAATGTCCCAGTACGACGCCACCCGGAAGGCGATCCGCTCGCGCTCACGCGCCACGACCAGGCGGGTCGCCACCGACTGGACCCGGCCGGCGGAGAGGCCGGACATGACCTTCTTCCACAGCACCGGGGAGACCTCGTAGCCGTAGAGCCGGTCGACGATGCGCCGCGCCTCCTGGGCCTCGACGAGGTCGTCGTCGATCTGGCGCGGGTTCTCGACCGCGTGCCGGATCGCCGGCTCGGTGATCTCGTGGAAGACCATCCGGTGCACGGGCACCTTCGGCTTGAGCTCGTCGAGCAGGTGCCAGGCGATGGCCTCGCCCTCGCGGTCCTCATCGGTGGCGAGGTAGAGCTCGGAGGCGTCCTTGAGCAGGCTCTTGAGCTTGGCCATGTGGGGCTTCTTGTCGCGCGAGACGACGTAGACCGGCGCGAAGCCGTTGTCGACGTCGACCCCGAGCCGCGCCCAGCTCTGGTCCTTGATCTTGGCCGGGATGTCGGCCGCGCTCTGCGGGAGGTCGCGGATGTGGCCGATGGAGGACTCGACGACGTACTCGTCGCCGAGGAAGCCGCCGATCTTGTTCGCCTTCGTCGGCGACTCCACGATCACCAGCTTCTTGCCGCCCTTGGCGGCGCTCTTGCTCGCCACTGCTGTCCTCTGCTCCCTCAGATCACCGCGGGGACCGACCGGTCCGCCGTACGCCGGACCAGGGGCCCGGGCGTCCTCACGGTAGCGCCTCGCCGTGGAGGTCCCCGCCGGAAGGCTCCAGGTAGCCCTCCTCGACCAGCTCGCGCACCTGCGGGAGGTACGCCGCGAGCACGCCCTCGACGTCGCGCTCGAGCAGGTGGGCCAGTGCAGCCAGGACCTGGTCGACGCTGAGCTCGCCGTCGCACGCACCGACCAGACCGGTGAGCACGGTGTCGACGGTGCGCGCTCGGCGCATCGCGCGCTGCTGGCGCAGCACGATCGTCGACGGGTCGCCGGCCCCCGGCGCGCCGTGGGTCTCCTGGACGACGTCCTCGCGGCGCACCAGGTGCGCGGCGCGCAGGTCCGCGTCGGTCGTCGCCGCGAGCCAGGTGGCGCGACCGTGCCAGGCCTCGACCTCGGGACCGATGGGCTGTTCGACGTCGTGGTGCCACTGCTCGATGCGGCGTACGACGGGCTCGCCCCCGGCCGGTCGGCGCAGGTTGATCCACCCGAACCCGACCCCGGCCACCCCGCGCTGGTCGAGCCATGCGAGCCACGCGGCGTACCGGCGCTCGTAGTCGGCCACGTCGCCACCGGTGCTGGGGTGGTGCCCGGAGTCCTTGAGCCACAGCTCGACGTACTGGGCCGGGTCGAGAACCTCGCGCTGCACGACCCAGGCGGAGAGCCCCGTGTCCTCGATCCAGGACGCGATCCGCTCCTCCCACGCGCGGTCCGACGGCAGCTCCCAGTTGGCCAGGACCTGGCACCACCCGCCGGGGTTGAGGTAGGCCGACACCTCCCGCACGATCCGCTCGACCGCGCCGTCGCCCGGCATGCCGGAGTCGCGGTAGATGAGCAGGTCGGCGGCGTCGGTCGGGGGGCTGATCACGAACGGCGGGTTGGTCAGGACGAGGTCGAAGCGCTCACCGGCGACCGGCGCGAAGAACCCGCCGTCGCGCAGGTCCACCTCGACGGCGTTGAGCCGCGCGGTGAGCCCAGCCAGCGCCAGCGACCGGGCGGTGACGTCGGTGGCGACGACCCGCTGGGCGTGGGCGGCCAAGTGCAGCGCCTGGACGCCGCACCCGGTGCCGAGGTCGAGCGCGGCCCCGACCGGCGTCCGGACGGCCTGGTGGACCAGGGAGGTCGAGGCCGGGCTGATGCCGAGCACGTGGTCGGCGGCGACGGTGGTCGCGATGCCGTCCAGGCCGGGCGTGAGGTCGGAGAGGACCCACAGGTCGCGGGTGTCCTCGCCTTCGCTCGCGGCGTAGGGCCGCAGGTCGACCAGCGCCCGGACCCGGTCGCCCTCGTCGGCGACGATCCCCGCCTCGATCAGCGGGGCCAGCAGGGTGCCGAGGGCTTCGCCGGCGTCGGTGTGGGAGACCGGTCGCTGCATGAGCCACAGCTGCGCGAGCGTGCCCGCCGCGCCACCCGGGCCGGCGAGCAGTCCCGGGGTCGTCTCGTTGCGCTGCAGGGCGGCGTACGCCCGCTCGCCCAGCTGCTCCGTGATGCCGTCGACGGTGTAGCCGACCTCGGCCAGGCGGGCGCGCAGCGCCGTCAGCACGTCGTCGGTCAGCGGGTCGGTGAGGATCGGAGGAAGCACGGCCGCGAGCGTACGTCGTACCCCGGTCCAGGCCGGGTCGACGGCCGGACTGTGTACACGAACTTGCGCGACACGCCGACGGGAACGTGTACAAGGTGCCAGTTTCACTACACGTGTAGCGAAACTGGCACCCTGTAGCGGTTCGTCAGAGGGTGGGGGCGGTGGGCGTCGGCTCCCTGTGGTCCCCGGGGGCGGCGGGAGGCGCGTCGTCGCCGATGACCACGCTGCGCCGCTTCGAGATGACGATCGCGGCGGCGATGATCGCGACGCAGACGAGCGCGATGACGATCCGCAGCGAGGTGTTGGAGTCCTCGCCGTAGGTCATCTGCACCACGGCCGCGGCCACGAGCAGCGCGACCAGGTTCATCACCTTGAGCAGCGGGTTGATGGCCGGGCCGGCGGTGTCCTTGAACGGGTCGCCGACGGTGTCGCCGATGATCGTGGCCTCGTGGGCCTGGGAGCCCTTGCCGCCGTGGTGGCCGTCCTCGACCAGCTTCTTGGCGTTGTCCCACGCACCGCCGGAGTTGGCGAGGAAGACCGCCATCAGGGTGCCCGCGCCGATCGAGCCGGCGAGGAAGGCGCCCAGCGGGCCCGGGCCGAGGCCGAAGCCGACCGCGATCGGGGTGAGGATCGCCAGCAGACCGGGCGTGGCCAGCTCCCGCAGCGAGTCCCGCGTGCAGATGTCGACGACCTTGCCGTACTCCGGACGCCCGGTGCCCTCCATGATCCCGGGGATGTCGCGGAACTGGCGGCGCACCTCGAAGACCACGGCGCCGGCGGCGCGACCGACGGCGCTGATCAGCAAGCCGGAGAAGAGGAAGACCGTCGCGGCGCCGATGAGCAGACCCACCAGGTTGGCGGGGTCGGCGACGTTGAGGACGCCGAACAGCGCGAGCAGCTCGTTGCTGCCCAGGTCGGCGTCCTGCATGCCCTCCAGGTCCTGGGAGGCACCCACGATCGCGTCGCTGAAGGCGCCGAACAGCGCCGTCGCGGCGAGCACGGCGGTCGCGATGGCGATGCCCTTGGTGATCGCCTTGGTGGTGTTGCCGACCGCGTCGAGCTCGGTGAGGATCGCCGCCGCCTCACCGTCGACGTCGCCGGACATCTCCGCGATGCCCTGGGCGTTGTCGGAGACGGGCCCGAAGGTGTCCATCGCGACGATGACGCCGACGGTGGTGAGCAGACCACAGCCGGCCAGCGCCACCGCGAAGAGCGCCACCGTCACCGATGCCCCGCCGACGAGGAACGCGCCGAAGACCGCGGCGCCGATCACGAGCGCGGTGTAGACCGCCGACTCCAGACCGAGCGACATGCCCGAGAGGATCACGGTGGCCGGCCCCGTCAGTGACGTCTTGCCGACGTCCTGGGTGGGCCGGTTCTCGGTGCCGGTGTAGTAGCCGGTGAGGGCGAGGATCGCCGCCGCGAGCACGATGCCGATGAGCACCGACAGGGTGGCGATGAGCGCCGGGTTGCCGTCGAGACCAGCCGACCCCACCCCGATCACCGACTCGATCAACGAGCCGCCCTCGGGCAGGTCGGTCAGCCCGTCGAAGTCGGTCGGCAGGTAGACGAACGCCGCGATCGAGCACGCCACCGCCGAGACCGCGGCGGAGATGTAGAAGGCGCGGTTGATGGTGGTCAGGCCGTTCTCCCCGACGCGGGGGCGGCACAGGTAGATGCCGAGGATCGCGGTGAGCGCACCGATCGCCGGGACGATCAGCGGGAACACCAGACCCTCGGCGCCGAAGGCGACCTTGCCGAGGATCAGCGCGGCGACGAGGGTCACGGCGTACGACTCGAAGAGGTCCGCGGCCATGCCGGCGCAGTCGCCCACGTTGTCACCGACGTTGTCGGCGATCGTCGCGGCGTTGCGCGGGTCGTCCTCGGGGATGTTGTTCTCGACCTTGCCGACCAGGTCGGCGCCGACGTCGGCGGCCTTGGTGAAGATGCCACCGCCGACGCGCATGAACATCGCCAGCAGGGCGGCGCCGAAGCCGAAGCCCTCGAGGACCGTGGGCGCGTCGCTCCTGTAGATGATGACGACGACCGCGGCCCCGAGCAGACCCAGGCCGACGGTGGCCATGCCGACCACGCCACCGGTGCGGAACGCGACCCGCATCGCCGGGTCGCGACCCTCGTCGCGCGCAGCGGCCGCCACGCGGACGTTGGCGCGGACGGCGAGCCACATGCCGAGGTAGCCGATGGCGGCGGAGAAGCCCGCACCGACGAGGAAGAACAGGGAGCGACCGATCCGGACCGACGTGTCGTCGGCCGGCAGGACGAGGAGGAACAGGAAGGCGATGACGGCGAACACGCCGAGCGTGCGGAACTGGCGAGCCAGGTAGGCCGCAGCGCCCTCCTGGACCGCGAGGCCGATGGCCTTCATGCTCTCGGTGCCGTCCGGAGCGGCGAGGACCTCCGCCCGGAACCGGATGGCCATGGCGACCGCCACGAGGGCGATCACCCCCACGACCACCACGAGGGTGAGATTGCCGCCGGTCAGGTCGACGTCCGTGCTGCTGGCAGCCAGGACGTGGCCGTGGAACCCGTTCAAATGGTCCTCCTCGTGCCCGCGCCGAGTGCCGAACGGCGACTCACCCGCCTGCAGCGTGGATGGACCCCGTCCCTGGCTCCCCGGGCGTGTGCCCGGGGCGGAGCGCCCGCACTCGACTGTGTGATGTGGGTTACTCCACCGGGCCGCACACTCTCACGCCCGTGCGGGGAACGGAAGCACTGTGGGTGACGCGTGTCACACAGCGGACGCCGAAGCGCGCCGCCGCTCGCCCAGGATCGCGGGCGTGCGACGACGTGGTGCAGCGTCGAGAGCCTCAGCAGGAGGTCACAAGGACCCCGAGCTCAGTCAGACAGGCTCAATCAGGCGGGCTCACTCAGCAGCGAGTGCCGACTCCTGGCTGTCGTGGATCGTGAAGACCTTGGCCAGGCCGGTGATCCGGAAGATCTTGAGCAGCCGCTCCTGGGTGCAGATCAGCTGCATCGTGCCCTCGTGGCCACGGACCTTCTTCAGTCCGCCCACCAGGACGCCGAGGCCGGTCGAGTCGAGGAAGTCGACCTTCTCCATGTCGACGACGAGGTGGTACTTGCCCTCGGCGACGAGGTCGCTGATGGCATCCCGCAGCTTGGGCGCGGTGTAGACGTCGATCTCACCACCCACTTCGAGGATGGTGCGGCCTTCGCTCTCGCGGGCGTCGAGTGACAGGTCCACTCTCTACTCCTCCGTGTCTGGTCGCTCCCGTTGGGGGGCAGGCGGCCCCATCATTGCACCGTCGGCCCACACGGCTCCACCGGAGGTTCGCGCAACCCCCTGTCGGCGCGCTTTGTCACACTGGATCGGTGCCCGGATCCTCTGCTCTCGCGGCCGTCCCGTCCGGGACGGTGGGCGAGCGCGTGCTCGCCCGCGCCGGGGACCGCGTCGTCCACCGCCGGGTGCTGCCGCCGCGTGCGGCGCGCGCCACCGACTGGCCCGCCTGGGTGCCGCCGACGTTGCGCACGGCGTACGCCGCCTGCGGGGTGCAGACGCCCTGGATCCACCAGGCCGAGGCCATGGAGCACGCCCACGCCGGCCGGCACGTCGTCCTGTCGACGGGTACGGCGTCGGGGAAGTCGCTCGCCTACCAGGTCCCCGCGCTCACGGCCGTGCTCGAGGCCCGGCGGGCGCGCAACCGCCGCGGCGCCGGCGTGCTCTACATCGCGCCCACCAAGGCCCTGGCCCAGGATCAGCTCGCCGCCCTGCTCGCCCTCGACGTGCCCGCGTTGGCCGCGACGACGTACGACGGCGACACCCCGCGCGAGGCACGCACCTGGGCCCGCGACCACGGCGAGTTCCTGCTGACCAACCCCGACATGCTGCACCGCTCGCTGCTGCCCGGGCACGAGTCGTGGGCGAGGTTCCTCGGGATGCTGCGCT
The nucleotide sequence above comes from Nocardioides massiliensis. Encoded proteins:
- the topA gene encoding type I DNA topoisomerase, which gives rise to MASKSAAKGGKKLVIVESPTKANKIGGFLGDEYVVESSIGHIRDLPQSAADIPAKIKDQSWARLGVDVDNGFAPVYVVSRDKKPHMAKLKSLLKDASELYLATDEDREGEAIAWHLLDELKPKVPVHRMVFHEITEPAIRHAVENPRQIDDDLVEAQEARRIVDRLYGYEVSPVLWKKVMSGLSAGRVQSVATRLVVARERERIAFRVASYWDIEGSFDAGSGHEQRIFPAKLHSVDGSRVATGSSFTAQGELKGSAKGEVVHLERARAEALTQALSDTAFEVRSVESKPYSRKPYAPFRTTTLQQEASRKLGFSASRTMQTAQRLYENGFITYMRTDSVTLSTSAVAAARDQVRELYGAEYLPDAPRTYASKVKNAQEAHEAIRPAGEQFQTPAQTRLSGDEFRLYELIWMRTVASQMKDAQGRSVSIRLGGQAASGEDCVFAASGRVITFHGFLKAYVESTDEPGADADDRESRLPNVAEGDTVNAAALKAAWHETKPPARYTEATLIRELEEREIGRPSTYASIIGTILARGYVYKKGTALVPAWIAFSVTRLLEEHFPRLVSYEFTAQMEAALDEIAAGRRDRNTELAEFYFGSGDVEGLKRLVTELGEIDAKELATFAVGDPDSGIHLRVGRYGPYVEGPGDDGTAYAKRANVPEDLPPDELTVEKAVELLANPAGEETQLGNHPDTGLPVVAKNGRYGPYVTEVLPEDAPKSAKPRTSSLFKSMSLETVTLEDAVKLLSLPRVVGVDPESGDEITAQNGRYGPYLKKGTDSRSIDTEEKLLTITLEEALAIYAQPKQRGRAAASAPLKELGNDPVSGQPVVVKDGRFGAYVTDGEYNATLRKDDSIEEVTLERAAELLAERRAKGPAKKGGKKSAKKTTKKTTKKAAKKATKSAAKKSTTTKAAKKG
- a CDS encoding DUF7059 domain-containing protein; translation: MLPPILTDPLTDDVLTALRARLAEVGYTVDGITEQLGERAYAALQRNETTPGLLAGPGGAAGTLAQLWLMQRPVSHTDAGEALGTLLAPLIEAGIVADEGDRVRALVDLRPYAASEGEDTRDLWVLSDLTPGLDGIATTVAADHVLGISPASTSLVHQAVRTPVGAALDLGTGCGVQALHLAAHAQRVVATDVTARSLALAGLTARLNAVEVDLRDGGFFAPVAGERFDLVLTNPPFVISPPTDAADLLIYRDSGMPGDGAVERIVREVSAYLNPGGWCQVLANWELPSDRAWEERIASWIEDTGLSAWVVQREVLDPAQYVELWLKDSGHHPSTGGDVADYERRYAAWLAWLDQRGVAGVGFGWINLRRPAGGEPVVRRIEQWHHDVEQPIGPEVEAWHGRATWLAATTDADLRAAHLVRREDVVQETHGAPGAGDPSTIVLRQQRAMRRARTVDTVLTGLVGACDGELSVDQVLAALAHLLERDVEGVLAAYLPQVRELVEEGYLEPSGGDLHGEALP
- a CDS encoding sodium-translocating pyrophosphatase, coding for MNGFHGHVLAASSTDVDLTGGNLTLVVVVGVIALVAVAMAIRFRAEVLAAPDGTESMKAIGLAVQEGAAAYLARQFRTLGVFAVIAFLFLLVLPADDTSVRIGRSLFFLVGAGFSAAIGYLGMWLAVRANVRVAAAARDEGRDPAMRVAFRTGGVVGMATVGLGLLGAAVVVIIYRSDAPTVLEGFGFGAALLAMFMRVGGGIFTKAADVGADLVGKVENNIPEDDPRNAATIADNVGDNVGDCAGMAADLFESYAVTLVAALILGKVAFGAEGLVFPLIVPAIGALTAILGIYLCRPRVGENGLTTINRAFYISAAVSAVACSIAAFVYLPTDFDGLTDLPEGGSLIESVIGVGSAGLDGNPALIATLSVLIGIVLAAAILALTGYYTGTENRPTQDVGKTSLTGPATVILSGMSLGLESAVYTALVIGAAVFGAFLVGGASVTVALFAVALAGCGLLTTVGVIVAMDTFGPVSDNAQGIAEMSGDVDGEAAAILTELDAVGNTTKAITKGIAIATAVLAATALFGAFSDAIVGASQDLEGMQDADLGSNELLALFGVLNVADPANLVGLLIGAATVFLFSGLLISAVGRAAGAVVFEVRRQFRDIPGIMEGTGRPEYGKVVDICTRDSLRELATPGLLAILTPIAVGFGLGPGPLGAFLAGSIGAGTLMAVFLANSGGAWDNAKKLVEDGHHGGKGSQAHEATIIGDTVGDPFKDTAGPAINPLLKVMNLVALLVAAAVVQMTYGEDSNTSLRIVIALVCVAIIAAAIVISKRRSVVIGDDAPPAAPGDHREPTPTAPTL
- a CDS encoding STAS domain-containing protein; the encoded protein is MDLSLDARESEGRTILEVGGEIDVYTAPKLRDAISDLVAEGKYHLVVDMEKVDFLDSTGLGVLVGGLKKVRGHEGTMQLICTQERLLKIFRITGLAKVFTIHDSQESALAAE